The Chitinivibrio alkaliphilus ACht1 DNA segment TTCTGTTTGTTTTGCCCGTTTTTGTGCTGCTCGGGGAAGAGCGGGAGCAGCGCTGTCGCAGGCTGAATCTGTCACGAGTGAAATACCGCCCACACGCATGCCACAGTGGGCTGCTGCAATGGCTTCCATGACCGTGCTCATTCCAACCGTGTGCGCCCCCCACATACGATACATGGCGTTTTCTGCCGGGGTTGGTGTTTCCGGTCCAGAAATGCCGGCATACACACCGCAGTGTGTGGGAAGGGAGAGCTCCCGTCCTGCCTGGATCAGTATCTCTGTAACACCTCCAGAATATACTTCATGGAGCGAAGGATAACGAGGGCCGATTTTATAATTATCTGTGCCGCGAAGGGGGGAACATCCCGTGAGGTTAATATGGTCTTCTATGAAAAAGAGCGCCCCTGGTGGCACCGTGGGACAGCATGCTCCTGATGCATTGGTAAGAAGCAGGGTTTCTATGCCCAGGCTTTGGGCGATATAGACGGGAGTAACCACCTGTTGCGGGGTATAGCACTCATAGAGATGGGAGCGTCCCTCAAAAATAAGGATATGTTTGCTGCCCTTCTGTGCCACATGCATATTTCCCCGATGGTGCGAGGTTGTGCAGTGTGGCATGGGCTCTATGTCGTGGTAGGGAATTGTGGTGACAACCTTGATGTGGTGTACGAGGTTGTTCCAGCCCGAACCAAGAATAAGAGCCTCTCTAAGATTATAGGATCTGAGGGTGGTATGGAGCGGGGGCGATAGAATCATGAATCTATAGGGAGGCCTTATTCGTCATCGTGAGAGGCGTCGTCATCGTCAAGATGTCCTCCCATTACATCGAGATACGAGAGTTGGTCACGCAGCATTGCGCGAAATCGGGCGAGGAAACTCTCTTTCTGTGCCTGTAGAGAGCGTATCTCTCCGGTTAACTCATGAATTCGTGAACGGGTTTCGTCTTCATAGCGGTCGGCCCGTACCTGCGCGTCCTTGAGAATGAGCTCCGCTTCTTTTTGGGCATTGGCCCGTGCATCGTCGGTGGCTCGTTGTGCCGTCATAAGGGTCTCATTCATGGTGTGCTCAATTTTTTTATAATGCCCCACCTGTCCCGTGAGCTCTTTAATTTTGGTCGCCATGGCATTGTTTTTTGCAGAAAGGTCGGCCACTTCGTCGGCAATCTGCTGAAGAAAGCTCATGACATGATCTTCATCAAGACCATTGAACAGCTGTTTCCGAAATTTGTAATTCCTAATTTCAATAGGGGTTATTTCCATGGAGCCTCACAGAGATGACGTTCTCAAAGGGTTAGTGCCAGACGTTTCACAATATCTATGAATATAAATAAAATAATTGGTGAAAAATCAATGCCCATTGAGTTTTGCGGTAAAAAAGATCGTATCGGCGCAAGAAGGGGATCTACCACAGAGCACACCCAGCGGGTAAATTCATTTGCCGATTCATACTGCAACCACGAGAGGATAATCCGAATAAGCAAGAGAAGCTCTGCTGCATTAAAAAGCAGGACAAGAACCCACATTTACTCCTCCCGTGATCCAACAATGCGTGAGCCAATTCGCACCATGGTGGCTCCTTCGGCAATGGCGAGGGGGAAATCGCCACTCATGCCCATGGAGAGTTCTACGCGTTTTTCGTGGCAGAGGTCCTGGATTGATTCGCCGAGGGCCCGCAGGGTTGCAAAGGCCGCACGGGTTTGCTGTTCTGTTCCCCCCAGGGGGCCCATGGTCATAAGTCCCCGCAGGGAAAGATGGGGCTTTTGGGCAATTAATTCGCACAGGTGACGTGCTTCTTCAGGACGGCAGCCCGACTTTTGCGCTTCACCGGAGGTGTTCACCTGCAGACAGATATTGATTGTCTTAGAAAGCTCCCCGGCAGCATCGTTCAGCTTGGTGATAATCTTAGGTCGATCCACCGAATGAGCCCAATCGATATAGGGAGCAACCTTGTTCACCTTATTACTCTGCAGTTGTCCGATAAGGTGCATGGTAAAGTTTCCCTGTAACTGGGGGACTTTCTCCATGATTTCCTGTGGACGGTTTTCGCCGATATGTACATTGCCGCGAGAGATTACCGCCTGTGCCAAGGCACAGGGTTTTCTCTTGGTCACCACAATGCAGGTGATCTCTGAGGGATCACGTCCTGCGTCGGTACAGGCGCGGTTAATTTCTTCATGCACCTGTGCTACGGTTGTGTCAAGATATGAATATTCCATGGTATCTCCGTACTGGTTTTAGTTAAATCCCATGGCTTTGCGAAGCTGGGATATTTTTGCCGCTGCTTTTTCTCGCGCCTTTTCCGCTCCTTTTTGGAGAATCGCATCAATTTGTGCAGTATCTCCCATGAGTTCGTTGTAGATGGCTCGTTTTGGCCCAATAATCTCTTCAAGAACCTCGTAGAGGGCGGTTTTGGCTTCTCCCCACCCCATGCCACCCGCGCGGTACCGTGCGGCCAGATCTTCCTGCTGTTGCTGCGTAGCAAAGAGAGAATAGAGCGCAAAAACGCTACACTGTTGCGGGTCTTTTACTTCGTGAATTTCCTGAGAGTTTGTTTGTATTTTCATGATTTTTTTACGAAACTGTTTTTGCGGAATAAACAAGGGGATCGTGTTGTTGTAGCTTTTACTCATTTTACGCCCGTCCTGTCCAATAACCAAGGCGGTATTGGTGTGGGTGATGGCCCGGGGAATCCGGAGGAGCTCATCTTTGTAGTTTGCGTTAATAGTTTGCGCAATATCGGCAGCCATCTCCAAATGCTGCACTTGATCTTTCCCTACGGGCACCACGTGGGCATCAAAGAGAAGAATATCTGCTGCCATGAGAATGGGGTATGTGTAGAGCCCCATATTAACGCCGAAGTCGTGATCTTTGCCCGCTGCAACGTTTGCCTGCACCAGTGCCTTATAGGCATGGGCGCGATTCATCAGCCCCTTGGCAGTAAAGGCCATGAGCATGGTGGTAAGCTCGAAGGTTTCTGGCACGTCTGACTGACGATAAAACAGGACCTTTTCAGGATCAAGGCCACAGGCAATCCACGTGGCGGCTACTTCATAGGTCATTTGTCGCAGTTCATGGGCATCGCGCACGCTGTTGAGCGCATGGTAATCGGCGATAAAGTAGTGCGCATGATACTCCTGAGCAAGTTCAAGGGCAGGGGCTATGGCCCCCATGTAATTTCCAAGATGGGGCATACCCGTGGGCTTTATTCCCGTGAGTGAAATTTTTCGGTCCATCTCTGCTCCTTTTGTATTTTTGCAAAAAATAGTTTTTGCCCCTAAACAGGGGGAGAGCAATAACGTATATTTGGACAGGTAGTTCTTGCTGAGGTAGATATGACAGAAACGGTGTATAGAGACATTCAGGAGCGAACCCGTCGAGGAGAAAAACTTCTCTGGGTGCTGCTTGATCCAGATGATGCAACCCCTCGTGAGGCGGGGGAGCGCGCGCGTACGGCAGAGGATCACGGAGCCCATGCCATTCTTGTGGGCGGGTCTCTCATGTCCAGTGTTCATTTTGATGAATTTGTTTTGTCCGTACGGGATGCCGTGAATATTCCCGTGTTGCTCTTTCCCGGAGATGCCACACAGATTTCTGCCCATGCTCATGGGGTGTTGTTCCTTACGCTTCTTTCGGGCCGAAACCCCAATTTTTTAATTGGGGAGCAGCTCAAGGGAGCTCCGCGCATTCGCCAAGCCGGTATAGAGCCCATGGCCACAGCCTACCTTCTTGTTGAGTCGGGAAATACCACCTCCGTGGAGTTTATGAGTAACACAAAGCCCTTGCCACGGGACAAGCCGGATATTGCAGCCATGCATGCCCTTGCCGCTGAGTATATGGGACAGAAACTACTCTACCTTGAAGCGGGCAGTGGCGCTCATTCCTCAGTACCGCCGGCGCTCATTACGGCTGTTCGTCATAGTACCTCTCTGCCACTCATTGTCGGTGGCGGCTTGCGTAGTGTGGCCCATGTGCAGGAGAAGCTTGCGGCCGGTGCCGATATTATTGTTACGGGCACTGTTGTTTCCGAAGCAGGGGGCACACAGACCCTTGCAGATTTTGCGCGGGTGGTGCGTGAGGCATGGCGCAGGTGATCTTTTTCTGTACCTACTAAAAAAATCAGGCAACTGCGTAGCACGTAGTATATATTTTACGGAGGGAGTGGGTAGTATAGCATACTACTGAAAATCACAATACAAGAACTGGATGGGACATGAAACATAAGTATTCACACGGTTTTACCTTGGTAGAAGTGTTAGTGGTGGTGGCCATAATCGGAATTTTGGCGACCACTGTTACCTTTGCCGTGGGGCCTTTAGTAGAGCGTCGTCGAGCGGAGGCGCAGGTTGTTTCCCTCTTTTCACAGTTGCGAAATGTGCGGGCAAAGGCCATCGCTCTCAACCGGCGGCTGTACGTTGAGCTACAGAGTAGTCCCGATGATATTCGTCTTGTCGATGAAAATGACACGGTCTATCCCTCGGTGTTTACAGACCCCCTTGATCTGTTTCAATATGGAGATCTTCCTGCGGGGCTTGCCGGGTTTGATGGGTCAGAGCCTATTCAGGGAGATTGGGCTAATCATGACAGAATTACCTTTCACCACGACGGCATTGGAACAATTACCTCCGGGGTGGTGTATCTACAAAATATTCAACGCCCTGATGAAGGGTTTGCCCTGGTTCGAACGTCAGAACGAAATACCTTATCACTCTATTTTTGGGACGGAGCACAATGGCTGAAGCGGGAGTAAATAAACACGGTTTTTCCGTGGCGGAAGTAATGATTGCCATGGTAGTTCTTGGTATTGCCATCACCATTACCACCTCTACCATTCTTCATATTGCCCAGCAGGGTGATGACACAAAGGTAAGTAACTACGGCTACATGCTTACCAAGGAAAAATTAATGGAGTATACGCGCGATGGAGCCCCCTCGCGGAGCGTGGGCACCTACGAAGATACGCAGGAACGTGAGGGGATACGTTATACACGTGAGGCTGAGGTGACCACGGAGCAAACGGTTATTGTCACTACGACATGGGCTGTGAACGGCAGAAAAGATTCCGTGGTACTGCGCGGCCGACTCCGTGGATCTCCCTGTCCCGACATAGGGAACAACTCTCCCCCAGAAAGTCTTACCGTATACCACGGTGTAGCGGGAGACTCCCATTTTACTCTTGAGGACGGTGAGAGTGCGGATGATTCGGTACGGTTTTTTGTTGCTGAAGGAGACTCTCTCTCCCAAAACACACGCCTTGCCACTTTGGTGGGGCATGATCCTGATATTGAAGAGGGAGATCGCCTCTCCTTTCATCTGGATGATACAGAGGGGGACAATGCCTTTTTTCGCATTACACGTGATGAACTGTATCCGGCCCAGCCCCTTGATACCGGGGAGTACACCCTCTTCATAGAGGTGCGAGATTGTTTTGATGAAACTCTTACAGCGGAAATGACTATACTGGTGGAACAGGAGTTTTCCTTCTCCATTACTGTCCCGGATGTGTCCATTCACGAGCACTACCCCGATACATCCCCGTACTATGATACGTTTGCCTATGCTGACCCAGATTCTCGCGAGGTGGTGCAGGCAGAACTCACGGGGGGGAGTATTGCATTTTCAGATCTTGATACAATAGAGCTCATCGAGGACGGCGGTGGTATATTCGCTATTACCGATGAGGGATTGGTGTATATTCAAGAGGGGCGAGAAAAAGATTTGGATTATGATACGGGCACGCAAAATTACACCCTCCGTGTTACAGCAGAGTATGATGAAACAAACACTGCCTCTGCGTTTTTTACGGTCTCGTTAAAAGATGTCAATGAGCCACCCACGGGGGGCACCCTTTCCAATGTTAGGGTGCCGAAAATACCTGTAGGTACTGGATTTACCCCCTCTGTGGGCATACTTCGGGCCGAAGACCCTGATCGAGATGAGAGCCACACCTTTGAGATCACATCGGGAAGCAATGTCGAAATTACAAATGATTCGATCCTCAGGTTTATTGGCTCTGATGATGAATCGCCTGAATCGGTTACCATAGAGGTGACAGATCGTCACAATGTAGATTCCGACACGTTTCTGGGAACTGTTTTTACAGAGACAGTTACAGTTAATCTAAAGCGTAAAGATCATTCATGGTTCCGTAATACAGATAATGTGCCTGTATTTAATGATAACTTTGAATGGGCTTCTGCAGAATTGGGAGATCTTGTTCGTCATGGGGAGCGTATCTATGAGGTGGTGAATACTGATGGGGCCGCATGGGGGCAGATTTCGAGTGCTAATTTTGAAAAGCGATTTGATGTGCCAGAGGAGAGTGAATAATGACACGGAGATATCAAGGGGAAGCATCCTCCTCCTTCCCCACGGGAAATTGTCGTGGCGTAACCTTGGTAGAACTGATTGTATACATGGTGGTAAGTATCTTTGTGATCACCTTTTCTCTGGAACTTATCACATCCCTACTTACCAATATGGAGCAAGAGCGTCGCGTGGTGGATATTCAACACGATGGCTCAGATATTATCAATATGCTTCTGCGGGATGTGGGCTCCATGGGGTTTAAATACTACCTTGGCACGTCCAATGGCACCGATTTTGTCCGCTATCGTATTCCGGGAACATGGACGGGGGCCGATGTCTATGAGACAGCTCCTGACCCACTTCCCGCAGACTCCGCTGCCTCGTTTTTTGTTGAAAAAGCTGTGGGGGGGGATGTCCTCGACTCTCTGACGTTCTTTCGCGGGCTCATGGAAACCTCTCTTGAACCGGCAGACCAACCGGCAGAACGGGTCTCCTATTTTGTCAATGGGGGTAAATTGAAACGGGTTTTGACGTCCTTTGTCGATGGTTCCTATGATGCTGCTCAGGGCGACACCGTGGTGATACATGATAATACCGTGGGGCTGGTATTTACCTTTTCCCCTGACTATGAACGCTGGTATGCAGATCCTTCAGGACAGCGCGATGAGATTCGCTATATGCGCATCAGCCTGCTTATTCGTTCCACACGGGAGGGAAGCGTTCAAACCAACCGAGATTTCATTTTGGCACGGGCCGCTGATCTCGAAGACCTGGATACCGATATGGTGTACAGTGTTGAAAGTGACCGGCATTTGTATCGAAAATATGAAGCAACCGTAGAGGTACCGAGTAATGGAATATTATAATTCAAAGGGAATGTCCCTTGCCTACGCCATAATAGCGGTGGTTGTATTAGGGATAATTGCGGCAACACTCCTCAGTATTTCTCACAGTCATCGTATACAGGAGATTCAGTATACAAACTCTTTGAGCGCGCGAGCTGCAGTTCATGCGGGGCTCAATGATGCCCGTTCCTTTTTTGAAAGCCGCGATATGGAAGATTCCGTGGTGGCGTTGTTAAACCGCTGGGTAGATGGTGACGCAGATGCGGTACGGGATCGGTGGGTATTAGATCGTGACGTTGGAGATAGTCTCTGGATTGTCTCTGGTAATATGGAGTACCGTGTTGAAGTGGTAGGGTTTGATCCAAACACTTACTCCATATCGATTTTTTCTGAGGGCGTGGGTCGTGGTGGCGCTCGTGCATCAGCGCTTGGGGTGTATACCCTCCACGGATTAGAACGGAGAGTCGAGAATGTTACCGTGCCGATTAATGCGTTGCAGATAGATAACGGGAACTACGAGTTCAATGTACAACTAACGATTAATGGGCCAACCTCAGTGCGGCGTGTTATGAGGATGAATAACGGACCGGTACGCTTTAACGGTCCCTTTCGGTTTGATGCAGACCATGATGGAGAGCTGGAAACAAGTAGCATTGGTGTCACCACCCGATTTGATGGTTCGGCCTATTTTGCCGGTCCACTACATTATGATGGTGGAGAATATCGTTTCATGGATAACGTCGGCTTTGCCCAGGATTTTCGTTATGGATCCTCAGGGTTTACTATGGAAGGGGGGAACATCTTTTTTAATGGTGCCGTAGATAAGGATGGGGGAGGAACGGATGATCTTGGCGGAGCAGATCTTCATTACTCAGAGTCTGCCAGTGTGACAACCGCGAATGGAGAAGTGACTCCCTTGGAAAATCAGTTTACCAATAAGGGCAATGTCCATACTGATTATGGAGATGATATTGATACTCTGCCCAATCATGTGGGTGTTCATGAAAAGCTCGGCTTGGTACATTTTAACTATAATCTCCCCTTACAGCATGGAGATATATGGCGCCCCACGGGGCCTATTACGGCAGAAGAGTTAAACACGGAGTTTGCACAACGAGAGCTCTGGGAAGATGAATTTCTTGTGGTTCATTTTGATAATATCAGCTCTGGCGGCATGCTTATTCAATCACATGGGGTGGAGTTTGACGGAAAAGCGATTATTATTATTAATGGAGCAGCTTGGCAGGGGATACGTCTCAATACCACCTCCACGGCAAATGTGGCAATTTATGCAGAAGACTACGATGGGTCCTCCTATGCTTTCCATGAGCCGGAGTATATGCGCGGGTTTATTTATTTTAACTCCGTAAGTGATGACAATCAACAAACCTTTCGGGCTCGTCATCCATTGTCTCATTATGACGGGGCTATTTATGCGGGGAAAGATGCGGGGACGAAGTTTGATGGAGGATGGAATGCTCATCAAATGGTGACCTTTAACCCCGACGTGATCAACGAGCTTGCAGCGGTGGGGCTTTTTAGCGACCCCGATGATTATGAAGAGAATGTTATTGTGGTTTCTCCCAACGGCATCTCTTCATCGCTTCTGAGCCGTTCGTTCTAAGTACGGCTGTGTTGCCTCGTCCTTTGGGGAAAGGCTTTTTTTACCCCCATATTTTTCTCTCTTCCCTGTTTCTCAGAGAGTACTCCTATACAAAAGCCCCCTCTTTTAGAATGAGGGGGCTTTCAGTATCCTCTTTTTGTGCTTTTATGTAAAACTTCTTCATAAAAAGAAGAGATACAAGGTTGACCTTTTTTACTAAAAATGCAAAATTAAGTGGTAAAATTGTTTTTTTCCGTTATACTTATAAGAGGAAGCCTTATAGAGCGGGGAACAATGGATGTTTCATCCAAACGCGGGTTTACCCTTGTAGAAGTGTTAGTTGTTGTTGCAATTATTGGTATTTTAGCAACAACAGTTACCTTTTCCATTGGAAACCTTGTTGCCCGGAGACGTTTTGAACGGGATATTTTTGCAGTACGATCTCAGTTGAGATCTTTGCGGGCTCGGGCCATTGCGGATGATACGCCATACATTGTCGATTTTTCCGGTGGAAACATACAGGTGCACGCCTTTGATGGGCCTTCAGCGGTGATACCGGCAATGCCCTCTCAGCATCTCCGTGATGTAACCGATGAAGTTCTTCCGGATGGGTTGCGCACTTTGTCTGTTGGCCCCTTTCCCGCAGAGGCTGCATCGCAATTGGGAACGAAGCTGGGTATATCCCTCTCAACAGAGGCGGTTCAGGGAGACTGGGAGAGTCCTTCGGGCGCCTCCGGAAGTAACCGTCTTATTTTCTTCAATGACGAAATAGGCTCAATGAATCACGGACTCATATACATTCCAAATACGGAGCTTCCCCAGGAAGGGGCAGCCATAGTTAAAACAGAAGCAGGTACTACCCTGCATGTCTTTAAATGGAATGGTGGGTCATGGGTACAACGAGAGTAAAAAATTCGGGGTTTTCCGTAGCAGAAGTCATGATTGCCATGGTGGTGCTTGGCATTGGCATAACAGTTGCCACCTCGACAATGATGTTTTTATCAGACAGAAGTGGTGATACGCAAGAGAGTAATGTTGCGTATGAATTGACACGGCAGAAGTTGGTTTCTCTTACGGGAGGGTCTTCTGTTGTTGAGCGAGACGGCAGTGATTCGCCTCAGAGGGACGGAGTGACCTATGATCGTTCCTGGGAGGTAGATGATTCTGGCCATCCCGCTGTAGTCACTGTGACAACGGCATGGCAAACCCGTGCAGGACGTTCTGATTCAGTACGACTTACGGGATATATTCGCGGAGATGTCTGTCCTGATATAGAAAATAATGATGCCCCGGATAGTCTTGAAATACGTAATGAAGAGGGAGAGGTGGTTGATCATGATCAGCTTCCCCTTGTTATTACCATACCGGAGGGCGGCACCAGCGGGATAGATCGGTTTGTGGCTGAACTCATTGGTCATGACCCCGACAGTGCTGAGGGTGATTTTGCCCAGCCATCTCTGGAAGCGGGGGAGGCGGATAATGATCATTTTCGTATTGTTGGCAGAAAGTTGCATACGGCTGAGGCACTTTCTCCAGGTTCCTATACCGTAGATGTGCTTCTTACTGACTGTTTTGGAGAAACCCTATCAACATCTATTTCGGTGCATTTGGTGGAGGCGGTACTCCCGCAAATAGAAGACGCTGTGCTCGACACATTATTTGAGCAGGTGAGCGATGATCCCCAGGTGGAGCGTCTTATTCCAAAGGACACCGTACTGCATACAATGGAAGTAAACAATGCATCACGGGCACAAATTTCGTGGTCCATTGTGGGCGGGAATCCTGATTCCATCTTTGGAATTCGCAACGAGCAGCCCCATAAGGGCCGTATATATGTACGTGCCCCGGAAGAAATAAACTATGATGAGGGCGTACAGGAGTACTCCTTACAGATTCAAGGTCTTTTGGGTGATCTTTCCGGCAGTGCCACCGTGACAATACCCATTGGTGATGTTATCCAGACTCCTGAAAGCACTGCTCTGACTAATACCACCATTGAGGCCGGCTCACCCCAGGGGACGGTGGTTGGCGTGTTTGAAACGGAGGACCCCGATATTGATGCCGATCATAGCTATGAGGTGTATAACTGGGATGTGCCTGTGGGTGATCTCTTTGCTGCTGTTGAAGACACCCTAGTAGTGAATGCTTCTGCAGGAGTGCCTGCTGATTTCTCTGGTTCTACCGAAATAAATGTTGAAACGAGAGATCGGGAGGATACTGAAACATCTATCCAAACCACCTTTTTTATAGAAGTAACTCCCGCCCCAGAGAATGGAGAAAATGGCGATGATACCGGGGAAAGTGAAGGGAGTGATCCCTGTGCGGGAGTTGATGAGTGGCCATTAGGCTCCTATTCCATAGGTGATTTGGTTGTAAATAACGGAAAACTGTGGGAGTGTATCAATGCTGGCCAAGGACATAGGGAGCCAAGTGGTCCACACGGTGATCATGGCTGGGAAGAAATTAACGTATGTGCACCATAGGAGACAGCAGCAATGAAAACCACTAATCCACTTGGAAATTCCAGAGGTGTTACCCTTGTAGAGCTTATTGTCTACATGGTGGTAAGCCTCTTTGTTGTTACGTACTCCCTCGATTTTATCACCTCTCTTCTGACAGGAGCAGAACATGAGCGTCGCGTTGTAGATCTTCAGCATTCCGGGACAGATCTCATTAACATTATTTCCCGTGATATGGGTACCATGGGGTTTAAACATTATCTTATCGCAGACACTGTGGATTTCGCAGACACTGTGGATTATCGTGAGGAACACCGACTAGCCCGTATTCCGGGAACCTGGACCGGAAGCTTTGCCTATTCTTCTCCACCAGACCCTATGCCCAATGATTCCGCCGCCTCGTTTCTATTTATTCAAGGCGACGCTTCCCTTATTGATACCCTCACATTTTTCCGTGGTGTTATGGAGACAATCCGCGTACCTGAGCGGGTAGAACAGGTTTCCTATACTCTCAGTGGTGATTCGCTGTATCGCCGAATCACCCCCCTTGATATAGATCTTTCTTCCCCACCAGAGCCGGAATTTTCAGATTGGGATGCAACGCAGGAGACTGTTACGGTTCTTGCGGATAATGTGGTTGCTCTTACGTATGAATTTTCCCCTGATTTTCAAACCTGGACAGATGACCCCGAAGGGGGGCGTCATACAATCCGGTATGTGAGAGTCACTCTGTTGGTTCGTTCTTCTATGCCCGGTGGAGTAGTCACGGAGCGAACCTTTGAATTTCCGGGAGATCGTGAATATACTCCTCCGGCACAGAGTAAAAATGTATACCGTAAATATGAATCGATCATTGAGGTACCGAGCAATGGAATATTATAATCGTCGGGGCATGTCCCTGTCATACACTGTAATTGCAATTGCCCTTGTGGGCATTATATCGGCTACATTACTCAATCTCAGTCACTCTCAGCAGATGGCGCAGATTAGTTTTACTAATTCTCAAAGCGCTCGGTCTGCTGTTCACAGTGGGTTTACCAAGGCCTTAGCCTTTTTTGAAACCGCTGATTCGACGGACCAAGAAGAGGTGGTGACCTTTTTGAATCGATGGGCAAATGATTCTAAAAACAAGGAAGTTTGGCTTATTGGTGATGATGATAGTTATGATTCTCTTGATACGCATACGCGATTTCGTGTGCAGGTTACGGGATTCGACCCACACACTTCAGCTATTTCTCTTTATTCGGAAGGGATTGGCCGAGGTGGTGCGCGGGCGAGCGCCATGGGGGTGTATCGATTGGAGGGGATGGGTGATGAAGAGCGTGAAATACCGAACCAGAATGCAATTTATATGGAGGATGATGTTTCATTAGAATTGCGAGGCCCTGTACAAATCAACGGTGGGACACGATTTAGTTCATCAGTAAATTTTGATGAGCAAACATCCGGTTCAGTTTTCAATGGTTTTTTTCAAACGCAGGCTTCTGATGGGCAGATGGTGTACAAAGGTCACTTTGAATTTACAGATAATGCTTTATTTTATACACGTCCAAGACTTGAATTACGTTCACATCCATCAATTCAGCCTTCATCATTTACCTTTAGAGGCAAGGGTGGCTTTCCTGAAGGCGCTGTTAGTGCGGGCGCTGATGCACCATTTGTTTTTGCAGAAGACACGTCAAGTTCATTTTGGTTGGAGAATCCCCAAATTGATTGGGGTGATGGGAATTATAACTTCAATAATAGAAGTATCTATTATGCTGAAGGGGCCTTTCCAAATGAAAGTTGGATTGATGGGGATAATAATACCATTCACGGACCAAGTATGACTGTGGAATATATTGAAGATTCTCTGTCTCTTCCGCCGGAATGCCCGTATTCTATTAATCTTGATGTTATACCGGATGATAAAATTATTGACTTAAGCAGTACTGATGCAGATGCCACTTATTTTGAAAATCTTGCAACTTCAAACGCAACATGGAATGGGTTTACGGTTATTCGCATATCAGATGCCACTGTAAATGTGTACGATACTGGTTCCTTAATTACCAGTAGGTTTATTGTTATTGTGGAAAATAATGGTACATTACAGCCAACCTCAACAGGCTCTATGTTTTCGGTTGAACCTAATGGTCATTTCACTATTATAAATAATGGAGGAGCTGTTAGTAATATTGGGGGGTGGGATTACTTTCGTGGTTTGTTTTACAGGATGTCAGG contains these protein-coding regions:
- a CDS encoding pilus assembly FimT family protein is translated as MDVSSKRGFTLVEVLVVVAIIGILATTVTFSIGNLVARRRFERDIFAVRSQLRSLRARAIADDTPYIVDFSGGNIQVHAFDGPSAVIPAMPSQHLRDVTDEVLPDGLRTLSVGPFPAEAASQLGTKLGISLSTEAVQGDWESPSGASGSNRLIFFNDEIGSMNHGLIYIPNTELPQEGAAIVKTEAGTTLHVFKWNGGSWVQRE
- a CDS encoding prepilin-type N-terminal cleavage/methylation domain-containing protein, with amino-acid sequence MGTTRVKNSGFSVAEVMIAMVVLGIGITVATSTMMFLSDRSGDTQESNVAYELTRQKLVSLTGGSSVVERDGSDSPQRDGVTYDRSWEVDDSGHPAVVTVTTAWQTRAGRSDSVRLTGYIRGDVCPDIENNDAPDSLEIRNEEGEVVDHDQLPLVITIPEGGTSGIDRFVAELIGHDPDSAEGDFAQPSLEAGEADNDHFRIVGRKLHTAEALSPGSYTVDVLLTDCFGETLSTSISVHLVEAVLPQIEDAVLDTLFEQVSDDPQVERLIPKDTVLHTMEVNNASRAQISWSIVGGNPDSIFGIRNEQPHKGRIYVRAPEEINYDEGVQEYSLQIQGLLGDLSGSATVTIPIGDVIQTPESTALTNTTIEAGSPQGTVVGVFETEDPDIDADHSYEVYNWDVPVGDLFAAVEDTLVVNASAGVPADFSGSTEINVETRDREDTETSIQTTFFIEVTPAPENGENGDDTGESEGSDPCAGVDEWPLGSYSIGDLVVNNGKLWECINAGQGHREPSGPHGDHGWEEINVCAP